One Streptomyces coeruleorubidus DNA segment encodes these proteins:
- a CDS encoding amino acid deaminase/aldolase encodes MTARASDRARYDRATAHLDAPVAIVDLDTFDANAADLVRRAGGKPVRVASKSVRCRALLERVLARDGFAGIMSFTLAESLWLARSGFDDVLLAYPSADRAAYAELAGDPKLAAAVTVMVDDVAQLDLIDASRGGGREVVRVCLELDTSLKLLGGRVRVGARRSPLHSPAQVAEVARAVARRPGFEVVGIMAYEGHVAGVGDAVAGRPLRSRAVRLMQAAAKRELAQRRAEVVRAVRAVVPGLEFVNGGGTGSVQHTAAEDAVTEIGAGSGLYVPRLFDNYTSFSGRPAALFAQPVVRRPGVGVVTVLGGGYPASGAAGPDRLPVPYLPQGLRYDPQEGAGEVQTPLLGSPADDLLIGDKVWFRHAKAGELCERFDVLHLVEGDAVTATVPTYRGEGHTFL; translated from the coding sequence ATGACTGCGCGCGCCTCCGACCGGGCCCGTTACGACCGGGCCACCGCCCATCTCGACGCCCCTGTAGCGATCGTGGACCTGGACACCTTCGACGCCAACGCCGCCGATCTGGTCCGTCGCGCCGGGGGCAAGCCCGTCCGGGTCGCCAGCAAGTCCGTGCGGTGCCGGGCGCTGCTGGAACGCGTCCTGGCCCGGGACGGTTTCGCGGGGATCATGTCGTTCACCCTCGCCGAGTCGCTGTGGCTTGCCCGGTCGGGGTTCGACGACGTGCTGCTCGCCTACCCGTCCGCCGACCGGGCCGCGTACGCCGAACTCGCCGGTGATCCCAAGCTCGCCGCCGCCGTGACCGTGATGGTCGACGACGTCGCCCAGCTCGATCTGATCGACGCTTCGCGGGGCGGTGGGCGTGAAGTCGTGCGTGTCTGCCTGGAGTTGGACACCTCCCTGAAGCTGCTCGGCGGGCGGGTGCGGGTCGGAGCCCGGCGTTCGCCGCTGCACTCCCCCGCCCAGGTCGCCGAGGTGGCCCGGGCCGTGGCCCGGCGGCCGGGCTTCGAGGTCGTGGGGATCATGGCGTACGAGGGGCATGTCGCCGGTGTCGGGGACGCGGTGGCGGGGCGGCCTCTGCGGTCCCGTGCCGTCCGGCTGATGCAGGCCGCCGCCAAGCGTGAACTCGCCCAGCGGCGCGCGGAGGTGGTGCGCGCGGTGCGGGCCGTCGTGCCGGGGCTGGAGTTCGTCAACGGCGGCGGCACCGGCTCGGTGCAGCACACGGCGGCCGAGGACGCGGTGACCGAGATCGGCGCCGGGTCGGGGCTGTACGTGCCGCGGCTGTTCGACAACTACACGTCGTTCAGCGGCCGTCCGGCGGCCCTCTTCGCCCAGCCCGTCGTACGACGGCCGGGCGTCGGGGTCGTGACGGTCCTCGGTGGCGGGTACCCCGCCTCGGGCGCGGCCGGGCCCGACCGGCTGCCCGTGCCGTATCTGCCTCAGGGACTGCGCTACGACCCTCAGGAGGGGGCCGGTGAGGTGCAGACGCCGCTGCTCGGCTCGCCCGCCGACGACCTGCTGATCGGTGACAAGGTGTGGTTCCGGCACGCCAAGGCCGGTGAGCTGTGCGAGCGGTTCGACGTGCTGCACCTGGTCGAGGGGGACGCGGTGACGGCGACCGTGCCGACGTACCGCGGCGAGGGCCACACGTTCCTGTAA